One Hordeum vulgare subsp. vulgare chromosome 4H, MorexV3_pseudomolecules_assembly, whole genome shotgun sequence DNA window includes the following coding sequences:
- the LOC123447240 gene encoding uncharacterized protein LOC123447240 — protein sequence MGTCVSRPSACVGKPGTPRSGEAARAAGASSRRRRRRKARRKAPSRAASMETIQEAEGPPDPSSTAASNSGDCRTYSNPAFQVTGSMEEAWYDSFAISESDDGEDDFHSVQDDAFSLNGLESEAALGTRDANGGSFNGAEHHHRKPRSSELPKGNLENGARPSAGHEDGVSLSGGASPNAGGGILDDCGLLPNNCLPCMASAVGVNEKKRALSTSPTQSMKMPSLKLSFKKKSGEANPSSALLSTKDFLERPLAGSQVQLCLLEKKALNSWSHIDPGTFKVRGSNYLRDKKKELAQNCAAYYPFGVDVYLSPQKLNHISRFVKLPDTQTSSKLPPLLVVNVQVPLYPASLFQNETDGEGMSFVLYFRLSEGYSKELPPLFIENIRRLVDDDVEKIKGFPMETSIPFRERLKILGRVANLEDLPLSAAERKLMHAYNEKPVLSRPQHQFFLGDNYFEVDIDMHRFGYISRKGFETFLDRLKICMLDVGLTIQGNKPEELPEQVLCCVRLNGIDYAQYRPLMTNGA from the exons GCCGCCGCCGCAAGGCCCGCCGGAAGGCCCCCTCCCGCGCCGCCTCCATGGAGACCATCCAGGAGGCCGAGGGCCCCCCcgacccctcctccaccgccgcctccaactccggcgactgccGGACCTACAGCAACCCGGCCTTCCAAG TCACCGGGAGCATGGAGGAGGCCTGGTACGACTCCTTCGCCATCAGCGAGTCCGACGACGGCGAGGACGATTTCCACAGCGTGCAAGACG ACGCCTTCTCGCTCAACGGCTTGGAGAGCGAAGCGGCATTGGGTACGAGGGATGCCAATGGCGGGAGCTTCAATGGAGCTGAGCACCACCATAGGAAGCCAAGGTCCAGCGAGCTGCCCAAGGGGAATTTGGAGAACGGTGCGAGGCCCTCTGCTGGCCATGAGGATGGGGTGAGTCTTTCGGGCGGTGCTAGCCCGAATGCTGGAGGGGGGATACTGGACGATTGTGGTCTCCTGCCAAACAACTGTTTGCCATGTATGGCCTCAGCTGTTGGTGTGAATGAGaagaagagagcactttccacaaGCCCAACTCAGTCGATGAAGATGCCTTCGTTGAAGCTCTCGTTCAAGAAGAAGTCTGGGGAAGCCAACCCGTCGTCCGCGCTAT TGTCTACAAAAGATTTCCTTGAAAGGCCTCTAGCAGGTTCTCAAGTACAGTTATGCTTGTTGGAAAAGAAGGCGCTGAATAGCTGGTCTCATATTGATCCTGGTACATTCAAAGTCCGGGGATCTAACTATCTTAG AGATAAAAAGAAGGAGCTTGCTCAAAATTGTGCAGCATACTATCCATTTGGCGTTGATGTATACTTATCACCGCAAAAGCTCAATCATATATCTCGATTTGTCAAGCTTCCTGATACTCAAACCTCCAGCAAGCTCCCACCCCTTTTGGTGGTCAATGTACAG GTTCCATTATATCCTGCTTCACTCTTTCAGAATGAAACCGATGGGGAAGGCATGAGCTTTGTTTTGTATTTTAGGCTTTCTGAAGGTTACTCAAAAGAGCTTCCGCCCTTATTCATAGAGAATATCAGG AGGTTGGTTGATGATGATgtagaaaaaataaaaggatttCCTATGGAAACAAGCATACCATTTCGGGAACGGCTTAAGATACTTGGACGCGTGGCTAATCTGGAGGACCTTCCTTTAAGTGCCGCAGAGAGGAAGCTAATGCATGCATACAATGAGAAGCCTGTGCTTTCTAGACCTCAGCATCAATTTTTCCTG GGTGATAACTACTTTGAGGTTGACATTGACATGCATAGATTTGGCTAcatctcaaggaaaggtttcgaGACATTTCTGGACAGGCTAAAAATATGCATGCTAGATGTTGGGCTAACCATCCAG GGAAACAAACCCGAAGAACTGCCGGAGCAGGTCTTGTGCTGTGTTAGGTTGAACGGGATAGATTATGCACAATATCGGCCACTGATGACAAATGGCGCCTGA